In Temnothorax longispinosus isolate EJ_2023e chromosome 10, Tlon_JGU_v1, whole genome shotgun sequence, a single window of DNA contains:
- the LOC139820668 gene encoding LOW QUALITY PROTEIN: neuronal acetylcholine receptor subunit alpha-2-like (The sequence of the model RefSeq protein was modified relative to this genomic sequence to represent the inferred CDS: inserted 1 base in 1 codon), protein MGRMGFFPILLFIFVIVCTDVIADSSCSAETKSTMVKLKRHLLCEYDPDVRPVQNNNNITRVIFWLYPHFFEYTFESETFLLHTWISMSWNDSHLTWDPAEFDDINRVLVTDYQIWVPDXLIHNERIGESASGHDILNCWVSRSGEVRWFMAAKYATKCTSDNTWWPYHTLNCTIQFGSWSHSGDEIELVTNQNVYNSENVEWDLVELYITRWENRYKYNSGSTVKMLSYHFILKSHSGIIRIAYISPTIVLMVMTLMTLWLEPKSFERMVIANLNFICHLLCIQDVHWEMPKSGINTPKILFFYESSLGIATFALILTSILRHLQELTTEPPMWISAGTTSILRSRFGRILLVSILDPAATAKIEVDVDDNTDLVQSNSKTSPWKYIIVLIGWLAFLSALIAYIVLLSTCFPTN, encoded by the exons ATGGGCAGAATGGGTTTCTTTCCTATCCTGCTGTTTATATTCGTTATCGTGTGCACCGACGTGATAGCGGACAGTAGTTGTAGTGCCGAGACCAAATCAACTatggtaaaattaaaaaggcaTCTTCTTTGCGAGTACGATCCCGATGTAAGACCGGTCCAgaacaataataacataacGCGTGTGATTTTTTGGCTGTATCCACACTTCTTTGAATAC actTTTGAAAGTGAAACCTTCCTATTGCATACATGGATCTCAATG TCATGGAATGATTCGCATTTAACGTGGGACCCTGCAGAATTTGACGACATCAATCGGGTACTTGTAACAGATTATCAAATTTGGGTGCCTG ATTTGATACATAACGa ACGAATTGGAGAAAGCGCATCGGGTcacgatattttaaattgttggGTCTCGAGGTCGGGGGAAGTTAGATGGTTCATGGCAGCAAAGTATGCTACAAAATGTACCTCAGATAACACGTGGTGGCCATATCATACTCTGAATTGCACTATACAATTCGGATCGTGGTCACATTCCGGTGACGAGATCGAGCTTGTTACCAATCAGAATGTG TATAATTCAGAGAATGTCGAGTGGGATTTAGTGGAACTTTATATAACAAGATGGGAAAATAGATACAAATACAATTCGGGTTCGACCGTCAAAATGCTTTCCTATCACTTTATTCTGAAGAGTCATTCGGGCATCATACGCATTGCGTACATATCACCTACCATAG TGCTAATGGTGATGACTCTGATGACATTGTGGCTAGAACCGAAATCTTTCGAGCGAATGGTGATTGCTAATCTCAATTTCATTTGTCATTTATTGTGCATACAAGACGTCCATTGGGAAATGCCAAAGAGCGGCATTAACACTCCCAAAATAC tttTCTTTTACGAGAGTTCTCTCGGGATAGCAACGTTCGCTCTCATCCTTACCAGTATTTTGCGACACCTGCAAGAACTGACTACCGAGCCACCCATGTGGATCTCAGCCGGCACGACGTCCATTTTGCGCAGTCGATTCGGACGAATTCTTTTAGTCAGCATTCTGGATCCTGCCGCGACAGCCAAAATAGAAGTAGATGTGGATGACAATACTGACCTCGTGCAATCGAATAGCAAAACATCGCCatggaaatatattatagtgctTATAGGATGGTTGGCATTTCTAAGCGCACTTATCGCCTACATTGTATTGTTAAGTACGTGTTTCCCTACGAACTAA
- the LOC139820666 gene encoding neuralized-like protein 2 isoform X3 — protein MSEESRKIVTRFHPIHGENILLCEDSTVAVRTTSFANSVAFSEKPLQPGEIFLVEIEKTERGWSGHMRLGLTLIDPASVNNNLPQYAMPNLVRLGNTWILAITRNQTIWDNFDGGLSSTYTSLTGIPAREKKLVTDGVNVQTSRGVIPFNALKPNIDGSSQCILPTDAGSRIGIMYVPQAGCPDKAEMHFIINGEDQGVCGKDIPYKAGPLRAVVDVYGTTKQVRIVQLYGAVSTLQSACRDAILQYTKRNAVNLLPLPRLLKDYLLYQSQ, from the exons ATGAGCGAGGAGTCTAGGAAGATAGTGACCAGGTTCCACCCCATCCACGGCGAGAACATCCTCCTGTGCGAGGACAGCACGGTGGCAGTGCGCACCACAAGCTTTGCCAACTCGGTAGCCTTCAGCGAGAAGCCGTTGCAGCCAGGGGAGATTTTCCTCGTGGAGATCGAGAAGACGGAGAGGGGATGGAGCGGACACATGCGGCTGGGTCTCACCCTGATCGATCCGGCTTCGGTCAACAACAACCTGCCTCAATACGCGATGCCTAATCTGGTTCGACTAGGCAACACATGGATCCTCGCTATAACTAGGAATCAAACTATCTGGGACAACTTTGACGGTGGTCTATCATCTACATACACCTCTCTTACTG GAATACCAGCCAGAGAGAAGAAACTGGTCACGGATGGAGTCAACGTGCAAACGTCGCGCGGTGTTATTCCCTTCAATGCTCTCAAGCCAAATATAGACGGTTCTTCCCAGTGCATCCTGCCTACGGATGCGGGCAGTCGTATCGGTATCATGTATGTGCCGCAAGCTGGATGTCCCGATAAGGCAGAAATGCATTTCATTATCAACGGCGAGGATCAGGGTGTATGCGGAAAGGATATTCCTTATAAGGCGGGACCCTTGCGCGCGGTGGTGGATGTCTACGGTACCACGAAACAAGTTCGGATAGTTCAACTGTATGGAG CAGTATCAACGCTACAGAGTGCATGCCGCGACGCTATATTGCAATACACCAAGAGAAACGCAGTCAATCTGCTCCCTTTGCCGAGACTATTGAAGGACTATTTGTTATATCAATCACAGTGA
- the LOC139820666 gene encoding neuralized-like protein 2 isoform X2, translating to MSEESRKIVTRFHPIHGENILLCEDSTVAVRTTSFANSVAFSEKPLQPGEIFLVEIEKTERGWSGHMRLGLTLIDPASVNNNLPQYAMPNLVRLGNTWILAITRNQTIWDNFDGGLSSTYTSLTGIPPGIPAREKKLVTDGVNVQTSRGVIPFNALKPNIDGSSQCILPTDAGSRIGIMYVPQAGCPDKAEMHFIINGEDQGVCGKDIPYKAGPLRAVVDVYGTTKQVRIVQLYGVSTLQSACRDAILQYTKRNAVNLLPLPRLLKDYLLYQSQ from the exons ATGAGCGAGGAGTCTAGGAAGATAGTGACCAGGTTCCACCCCATCCACGGCGAGAACATCCTCCTGTGCGAGGACAGCACGGTGGCAGTGCGCACCACAAGCTTTGCCAACTCGGTAGCCTTCAGCGAGAAGCCGTTGCAGCCAGGGGAGATTTTCCTCGTGGAGATCGAGAAGACGGAGAGGGGATGGAGCGGACACATGCGGCTGGGTCTCACCCTGATCGATCCGGCTTCGGTCAACAACAACCTGCCTCAATACGCGATGCCTAATCTGGTTCGACTAGGCAACACATGGATCCTCGCTATAACTAGGAATCAAACTATCTGGGACAACTTTGACGGTGGTCTATCATCTACATACACCTCTCTTACTG GTATACCACCAGGAATACCAGCCAGAGAGAAGAAACTGGTCACGGATGGAGTCAACGTGCAAACGTCGCGCGGTGTTATTCCCTTCAATGCTCTCAAGCCAAATATAGACGGTTCTTCCCAGTGCATCCTGCCTACGGATGCGGGCAGTCGTATCGGTATCATGTATGTGCCGCAAGCTGGATGTCCCGATAAGGCAGAAATGCATTTCATTATCAACGGCGAGGATCAGGGTGTATGCGGAAAGGATATTCCTTATAAGGCGGGACCCTTGCGCGCGGTGGTGGATGTCTACGGTACCACGAAACAAGTTCGGATAGTTCAACTGTATGGAG TATCAACGCTACAGAGTGCATGCCGCGACGCTATATTGCAATACACCAAGAGAAACGCAGTCAATCTGCTCCCTTTGCCGAGACTATTGAAGGACTATTTGTTATATCAATCACAGTGA
- the LOC139820665 gene encoding 5-hydroxytryptamine receptor 3A-like translates to MGRMGFFPILLFILDIMCTDVIADSSCSAETKSTMVKLKRHLLCEYDPDVRPVQNNNNITRVIFWLKPFFFEYDIIESQTFLLHTWISMSWNDSHLMWDPAEFDDIKWVPVTDYQIWVPDVLIHNERIGESTSSHDILNCWVSRSGEVRWFTAAKYATKCTSDNTWWPYQTLNCTIQFGSWSHSGDEIELVTNQNVSQASIDSKNVEWDLVELYITRWENRYKYNSGSTVKMLSYHFILKSHSGIIRIAYISPTIVLMVMTLMTLWLEPKSFERMVIANLNFICHLLCIQDVHWEMPKSGINTPKILFFYESSLGIATFALILTSILRHLQELTTEPPMWISAGTTSILRSRFGRILLVSILDPAATAKIEVDVDDNTDLVQSNSKTSPWKYIIVLIGWLAFLSALIAYIVLLSTCFPTN, encoded by the exons ATGGGCAGAATGGGTTTCTTTCCTATCCTGCTGTTTATCCTCGATATCATGTGCACCGATGTGATAGCGGACAGCAGTTGCAGTGCCGAGACCAAATCAACTATGGTGAAATTAAAAAGGCATCTTCTTTGCGAGTACGATCCCGATGTAAGACCGGTCCAgaacaataataacataacGCGTGTGATTTTTTGGCTGAAGCCATTCTTCTTTGAATATGAT attatagaaAGTCAAACTTTTCTGTTGCATACGTGGATCTCAATG TCATGGAATGATTCGCATTTAATGTGGGACCCTGCAGAATTTGACGACATCAAATGGGTACCTGTAACAGATTATCAAATTTGGGTGCCTGACGTATTGATACATAACga ACGAATTGGAGAAAGCACATCGAGTcacgatattttaaattgttggGTCTCGAGGTCGGGGGAAGTTAGATGGTTCACGGCAGCAAAGTATGCTACAAAATGTACCTCAGATAACACGTGGTGGCCATATCAAACTCTGAATTGCACTATACAATTCGGATCGTGGTCACATTCCGGTGACGAGATCGAGCTTGTTACCAATCAGAATGTG TCACAGGCAAGTATAGATTCAAAGAATGTCGAGTGGGATTTAGTGGAACTTTATATAACAAGATGGGAAAATAGATACAAATACAATTCGGGTTCGACCGTCAAAATGCTTTCCTATCACTTTATTCTGAAGAGTCATTCGGGCATCATACGCATTGCGTACATATCACCTACCATAG TGCTAATGGTGATGACTCTGATGACATTGTGGCTAGAACCGAAATCTTTCGAGCGAATGGTAATTGCTAATCTCAATTTCATTTGCCATTTATTGTGCATACAAGACGTGCATTGGGAAATGCCAAAGAGCGGCATTAACACTCCCAAAATAC ttttCTTTTACGAGAGTTCTCTCGGGATAGCAACGTTCGCTCTCATCCTTACGAGTATTTTGCGACACCTGCAAGAACTGACTACCGAGCCACCCATGTGGATCTCAGCCGGCACGACGTCCATTTTGCGCAGTCGATTTGGACGAATTCTTTTAGTCAGCATTCTAGATCCTGCCGCGACAGCCAAAATAGAAGTAGATGTGGATGACAATACTGACCTCGTGCAATCGAATAGCAAAACATCGCCatggaaatatattatagtgctTATAGGATGGTTGGCATTTCTAAGTGCACTTATCGCttatattgtattgttaaGTACGTGTTTCCCTACGAACTAA
- the LOC139820666 gene encoding neuralized-like protein 2 isoform X1, translated as MSEESRKIVTRFHPIHGENILLCEDSTVAVRTTSFANSVAFSEKPLQPGEIFLVEIEKTERGWSGHMRLGLTLIDPASVNNNLPQYAMPNLVRLGNTWILAITRNQTIWDNFDGGLSSTYTSLTGIPPGIPAREKKLVTDGVNVQTSRGVIPFNALKPNIDGSSQCILPTDAGSRIGIMYVPQAGCPDKAEMHFIINGEDQGVCGKDIPYKAGPLRAVVDVYGTTKQVRIVQLYGAVSTLQSACRDAILQYTKRNAVNLLPLPRLLKDYLLYQSQ; from the exons ATGAGCGAGGAGTCTAGGAAGATAGTGACCAGGTTCCACCCCATCCACGGCGAGAACATCCTCCTGTGCGAGGACAGCACGGTGGCAGTGCGCACCACAAGCTTTGCCAACTCGGTAGCCTTCAGCGAGAAGCCGTTGCAGCCAGGGGAGATTTTCCTCGTGGAGATCGAGAAGACGGAGAGGGGATGGAGCGGACACATGCGGCTGGGTCTCACCCTGATCGATCCGGCTTCGGTCAACAACAACCTGCCTCAATACGCGATGCCTAATCTGGTTCGACTAGGCAACACATGGATCCTCGCTATAACTAGGAATCAAACTATCTGGGACAACTTTGACGGTGGTCTATCATCTACATACACCTCTCTTACTG GTATACCACCAGGAATACCAGCCAGAGAGAAGAAACTGGTCACGGATGGAGTCAACGTGCAAACGTCGCGCGGTGTTATTCCCTTCAATGCTCTCAAGCCAAATATAGACGGTTCTTCCCAGTGCATCCTGCCTACGGATGCGGGCAGTCGTATCGGTATCATGTATGTGCCGCAAGCTGGATGTCCCGATAAGGCAGAAATGCATTTCATTATCAACGGCGAGGATCAGGGTGTATGCGGAAAGGATATTCCTTATAAGGCGGGACCCTTGCGCGCGGTGGTGGATGTCTACGGTACCACGAAACAAGTTCGGATAGTTCAACTGTATGGAG CAGTATCAACGCTACAGAGTGCATGCCGCGACGCTATATTGCAATACACCAAGAGAAACGCAGTCAATCTGCTCCCTTTGCCGAGACTATTGAAGGACTATTTGTTATATCAATCACAGTGA
- the LOC139820103 gene encoding acetylcholine receptor subunit alpha-like 1, with protein sequence MRIIQVFGFFLILWHGQFASIINDAPHSDTVVTRGCKDLESTTPLLRLKKYLFCDYDFTVRPNHHKTVINVTLKLMPKMMEFAGEGILTLHSWMSLSWTDTYLTWTSSDYNGITYIHVKSYDIWLPDLHIYNSGDMSNDESTFDTECLLFNTGSVICVPSVKYISKCDPDYTYWPHDQHTCNITLGSWSHTGEEIDVHLDGTGVNMNGYENSTEWDLKLLNAEKIVKKYKCCPNDTFPKIDYTFLLTRHNDINHRSYVTPAISLIFLTLTVLWLDSRSVERVAIASVNFICHLLCMFDLHWLVPYNGVNPPNIMLFYRDSLALATFALILTALLRKLQNMSMEMPSWMFSTTTFILSNRAGRFLVLNDEESKIAGGGIMAEDSSDLPKSGMRMKESSWRHFAAIVEWLSFFCVILTYVIILITLVPSGAN encoded by the exons ATGAGAATAATACAAGTGTTCGGATTTTTCCTAATTCTTTGGCATGGTCAATTTG cttCTATTATCAATGATGCACCACATTCAGACACAGTTGTAACACGGGGGTGCAAAGATTTGGAAAGTACGACACCGCTGTTGCGTCTTAAAAAGTATCTCTTTTGCGATTATGATTTCACTGTCCGTCCGAACCATCATAAAACAGTTATCAACGTGACTCTCAAACTGATGCCGAAAATGATGGAATTC gcCGGGGAGGGTATACTGACGCTTCATAGCTGGATGTCATTG tcTTGGACGGACACGTATCTTACCTGGACATCGAGTGATTATAATGGAATTACTTATATTCACGTGAAATCCTACGATATTTGGTTACCCGATTTGCATATTTACAACTC TGGCGATATGTCGAATGATGAATCGACTTTTGACACAGAATGTTTGCTTTTTAATACGGGCTCTGTCATTTGCGTGCcatctgtaaaatatatttcaaaatgcgATCCTGATTATACTTATTGGCCTCACGACCAGCACACATGTAATATCACACTCGGCTCATGGTCGCATACAGGAGAGGAAATCGATGTCCATCTAGACGGAACCGGA GTAAACATGAATGGCTACGAGAATAGCACAGAGTGGGACTTGAAATTGTTAAACGCAGAGAAAAtagtgaaaaaatataaatgttgtcCAAACGATACTTTTCCAAAAATTgattacacatttttattgaCACGGCATAACGACATAAATCATAGATCTTACGTCACACCAGCCATCT CTTTGATATTCCTCACTCTGACGGTGCTCTGGTTGGATTCAAGATCGGTTGAACGGGTAGCAATCGCGagcgtaaattttatttgccaCTTACTCTGCATGTTCGATTTACATTGGTTAGTGCCGTACAATGGCGTTAATCCTCCTAATATAA TGCTGTTCTACCGCGATTCCTTGGCATTGGCTACATTCGCGTTAATTCTGACAGCCTTGTTACGTAAACTGCAAAACATGAGTATGGAGATGCCAAGTTGGATGTTTTCTACGACGACGTTCATCTTGAGCAACAGGGCTGGTCGATTTTTGGTCTTGAACGACGAGGAATCTAAGATAGCAGGTGGAGGTATAATGGCTGAAGACAGCTCGGATCTTCCAAAGTCCGGAATGAGGATGAAAGAATCGTCCTGGAGACATTTCGCCGCTATCGTTGAGTGGTTGTCATTCTTCTGTGTGATCCTCACCTATGTTATCATCTTAATCACTCTTGTACCTTCGGGAGCAAATTAA